Proteins from a single region of Apium graveolens cultivar Ventura chromosome 7, ASM990537v1, whole genome shotgun sequence:
- the LOC141671555 gene encoding putative disease resistance RPP13-like protein 3, producing the protein MDEHDLLQYLSKLLQDRGCYLALIDDIWDIKAWNQMKIAFPNQKNCSRIIITTRNKKVAEMADDKCFIHQLRFLTEHESWELFCKRAEPTTPDMEELGKAMVSQCRGLPLAIVVLSGLLLHNMNYNYWSEVKEHIWRHLKDGESFQIEEIVSLSFNDLSPKMKDYFLYLARYPEDDVIDPVELKLLWIAEEFITEAGEGEGVIMENIVENCFNELINRNLLQVNDLGWNGQIKSCRVHDLVRDLAIKKAKEHKLLVVLESGKHHPELIHLLEGQPRHVIYNEIGEYLKLVERRFDALRVRSLAVSVSLVGNLKDPSELRHLPDSITDLSLIGSELTEDPMPTLGSLSNLTALQLTDVYQAYKGNKMVCSENGFPSLQILRLEGFMNAAESALGNASGALEDVKEALTLAPNYPAFCDLEAASSVFNSTLLN; encoded by the exons ATGGATGAGCATGATTTGCTGCAGTATTTGTCAAAGTTACTTCAAGATCGAGGCTGCTACTTGGCGTTGATTGATGATATATGGGACATCAAGGCATGGAACCAGATGAAAATTGCATTTCCTAACCAGAAGAATTGTAGTAGAATTATCATAACTACAAGAAATAAAAAAGTTGCAGAGATGGCAGATGACAAATGTTTTATACATCAACTTCGTTTTCTAACAGAACATGAGAGCTGGGAATTATTCTGTAAGAGAGCAGAACCAACCACCCCAGATATGGAGGAATTAGGAAAGGCGATGGTTAGTCAATGTCGAGGTTTACCACTTGCAATCGTAGTACTGAGCGGCCTGTTATTACACAACATGAACTATAATTATTGGTCAGAGGTGAAGGAGCATATTTGGAGGCATTTAAAGGATGGCGAGTCTTTCCAGATTGAAGAAATAGTGAGCTTGAGTTTTAATGACTTGTCTCCCAAAATGAAAGATTATTTTCTCTACCTTGCAAGGTACCCCGAAGACGATGTGATTGATCCAGTCGAGTTAAAGCTTCTATGGATTGCAGAGGAATTCATAACAGAAGCCGGGGAAGGTGAAGGAGTAATCATGGAGAACATAGTTGAAAACTGTTTTAATGAGCTGATTAACCGTAATTTGCTGCAGGTTAATGATTTGGGATGGAATGGACAAATTAAGAGTTGCCGGGTCCATGATCTTGTCCGTGATCTTGCCATAAAAAAAGCAAAGGAGCACAAGTTGTTGGTCGTTTTGGAATCAGGTAAACACCATCCAGAACTCATTCATTTGTTGGAAGGACAACCCCGTCATGTCATTTACAATGAAATAGGTGAGTACTTGAAACTAGTTGAGCGTAGATTTGATGCTTTACGTGTGCGTTCATTGGCAGTG AGCGTGTCCTTAGTCGGTAATCTAAAAGATCCATCGGAACTACGTCATCTGCCCGATTCAATCACGGATTTAAGTCTAATCGGCAGTGAGTTGACAGAAGATCCAATGCCCACTCTGGGAAGTTTGTCGAATCTCACCGCTCTTCAGTTGACTGATGTGTACCAGGCATACAAGGGAAACAAAATGGTATGCAGTGAGAATGGGTTTCCTAGTCTTCAAATTTTAAGATTAGAGGGATTCAT GAATGCTGCAGAGTCTGCATTAGGTAATGCAAGTGGCGCTCTCGAAGATGTTAAAGAGGCTTTGACATTGGCTCCTAACTATCCTGCG TTTTGTGACCTGGAGGCTGCTAGCTCTGTTTTTAATAGCACACTCTTAAACTAA
- the LOC141672089 gene encoding disease resistance protein RPP13-like produces the protein MVDAIVSFAIEKLAAFIAQEVNILLEVKDNLRWLKDELRYLQSSVRSAESRLEEEQIRNWVEDVRDVANDAIKILSDFSAHREEYAAPKQGILDRVRACVCLIKEEVTLHDIGKEIDSLKKRIEVIKNRRYEYGIDNILATPDKQQQERTLLRITAINNQVEVVGFEDDFKTLMGELNSKDLSLKVISIHGMGGLGKTSLPTKLYNSSELRNFDTRAKVCVSNEYNIKDVVKRIVTSFMGAEYEQRLSTMDDYHLLQHLPELLRSRGRYLVLIDDIWDIIVWGQIKTAFPNQKNGSRIIITTRNKTVTEMADDKCFVHQLRFLTEDESWELFCKRAEATTPNLKKLGREMVGKCRGLPLAIVVLSGLLSHNMSYDYWSKVKEHIWRHLKDDDLSRQIGEILSLSFNDLSPKMKDCFLYLARYPEDHVINLDELKRLWIAEEFISEAEEGEGVIMEDMAENCLNELINRNLLQVNNLQWNGQVESCRVHDLVRDLAMNKAKEHKLLVVWDAGKHHLLEGQSRHVIYNEIGEYLKLVESRFDALRVRSLAVVNYLSGKYELKEMKLVCARFKNLKVLDMTSVHSEVIPEEIGDLVHLKYLGLMGQWDKPIEIPASIGKLKKLQTLHGGWSTYYTVPREICELHELRHLLQISCKEWMKVDTVNLTNLHTLSICDGEEEEAYSYTLESVANLTSLQTFIIIHFGSVEIPTLKPLSSCNRLKSVSLVGTLKDPSELRHLPDSITDLSLSFNEFTEDPMPTLGSLSNLTALQLTDVYQAYKGNKMVCSENGFPSLQILRLQEFINLEELEVGEGAFPSLKQFQTVACRNLKKIPVQLAECLQNS, from the coding sequence ATGGTTGATGCAATTGTATCTTTTGCAATCGAAAAGCTTGCTGCATTTATTGCTCAAGAAGTTAACATTCTACTAGAAGTGAAGGATAATTTAAGGTGGCTCAAAGATGAATTGCGCTACCTCCAATCTTCCGTAAGATCTGCAGAATCAAGGCTGGAAGAGGAGCAAATTCGCAACTGGGTGGAGGACGTTAGAGATGTCGCCAATGATGCGATAAAAATCCTGAGCGATTTTAGTGCTCACCGAGAAGAATATGCAGCTCCGAAACAAGGTATCTTGGATCGTGTTCGGGCCTGTGTTTGCTTGATCAAAGAAGAAGTTACACTTCATGATATCGGCAAGGAGATAGATTCACTAAAGAAAAGGATTGAAGTGATCAAGAATAGGCGATATGAGTACGGTATTGACAACATCTTAGCCACTCCAGACAAGCAGCAGCAAGAGAGAACATTGTTGAGAATAACCGCCATTAATAACCAGGTGGAAGTAGTTGGCTTCGAGGACGATTTTAAGACTTTGATGGGGGAGCTTAACAGCAAGGACCTCTCCCTCAAAGTCATTTCAATTCACGGAATGGGGGGATTGGGCAAGACTTCACTTCCCACAAAGTTGTACAACTCTAGCGAGTTGAGAAATTTTGACACTCGTGCTAAGGTTTGTGTGTCCAACGAATATAACATAAAAGATGTTGTGAAGAGAATAGTGACGTCCTTTATGGGAGCTGAGTACGAACAAAGGTTGTCAACCATGGACGACTATCATTTGCTGCAGCACCTGCCAGAGTTACTTCGAAGTCGAGGCCGATATTTGGTTTTGATTGATGATATATGGGACATAATAGTTTGGGGCCAGATTAAAACTGCTTTTCCAAACCAGAAAAACGGTAGTAGAATCATCATAACCACCCGCAACAAAACAGTTACAGAGATGGCAGATGACAAATGTTTTGTCCATCAACTCCGTTTTCTAACGGAAGATGAGAGCTGGGAATTGTTCTGTAAGAGAGCAGAAGCAACAACCCCAAATTTGAAGAAATTAGGAAGGGAGATGGTTGGTAAATGTCGTGGTTTACCACTTGCAATCGTGGTACTGAGCGGCCTCTTATCACACAACATGAGCTATGATTATTGGTCAAAGGTGAAGGAGCACATATGGAGACACTTGAAGGATGATGACTTGTCTCGCCAGATTGGAGAAATACTGAGTTTGAGTTTTAATGACTTGTCTCCCAAAATGAAAGACTGTTTTCTCTACCTTGCAAGGTACCCAGAAGACCATGTGATTAATTTGGACGAGTTGAAGCGTCTATGGATTGCAGAGGAATTCATATCAGAAGCCGAAGAAGGTGAAGGAGTAATCATGGAGGACATGGCTGAAAACTGTTTGAATGAGCTGATTAACCGTAATTTGCTTCAGGTTAATAATTTGCAATGGAACGGACAAGTTGAGAGTTGCCGGGTGCATGATCTTGTCCGTGATCTTGCCATGAATAAAGCAAAGGAACACAAGTTGTTGGTCGTATGGGACGCAGGTAAACACCATTTATTGGAAGGGCAATCGCGTCATGTCATTTACAATGAAATAGGTGAGTACTTGAAACTAGTTGAGAGTAGATTTGATGCTTTACGTGTGCGTTCATTGGCAGTGGTAAATTATTTAAGTGGTAAATATgaattaaaagaaatgaagttggTGTGTGCGAGATTCAAAAATCTTAAAGTCCTAGATATGACAAGTGTACATTCAGAGGTAATACCAGAAGAAATAGGAGATTTAGTTCACTTAAAGTACTTGGGCTTAATGGGTCAGTGGGACAAACCTATAGAAATTCCAGCAAGTATAGGCAAGCTTAAAAAGCTACAAACCTTGCACGGTGGGTGGAGTACATACTACACAGTTCCTAGGGAGATATGTGAGCTTCATGAGTTGAGGCATCTACTTCAAATATCGTGTAAAGAATGGATGAAGGTTGACACTGTTAATCTCACCAACCTCCATACACTCTCTATATGTGatggagaagaagaagaagcatACAGTTACACGCTGGAGTCCGTAGCCAATTTAACAAGTCTCCAAACATTTATCATCATACACTTTGGATCTGTTGAGATTCCAACACTGAAACCACTCTCGTCTTGCAATCGTCTCAAGAGCGTGTCCTTAGTCGGTACTCTAAAAGATCCATCGGAACTACGTCATCTGCCCGATTCAATCACGGATTTAAGTCTAAGCTTCAATGAGTTTACAGAAGATCCAATGCCCACTCTGGGAAGTTTGTCGAATCTCACCGCTCTTCAGTTGACTGATGTGTACCAGGCATACAAGGGAAACAAAATGGTATGCAGTGAGAATGGGTTTCCaagtcttcaaattttaagaTTACAAGAATTCATCAATCTGGAAGAATTGGAAGTTGGGGAGGGAGCTTTCCCTTCTCTCAAACAATTTCAAACAGTTGCCTGTCGAAATCTGAAGAAGATTCCTGTACAACTAGCAGAATGCTTACAGAATTCCTAA